The following are encoded together in the Acidovorax sp. KKS102 genome:
- the pyrC gene encoding dihydroorotase translates to MTAAPETLTITRPDDWHLHVRDGEPLHTVVPHTAAQFGRAIIMPNLRPPVTTAEQALAYKQRILAAVPAGMQFEPLMTLYLTDNLPPEEIVRAKAAGVVACKLYPAGATTNSDAGVTDIRKTYKTLEAMQKAGMLLLVHGEVTSSDIDLFDREAVFIEQQLIPLRRDFPELKIVFEHITTKDAADYVMQADRFTAATITAHHLLYNRNAIFIGGVRPHYYCLPVLKRETHRVALVQAATSGSGKFFLGTDSAPHPAHLKEHATGCAGCYTAHAAIEMYAEAFDNAGALDQLEGFASFHGPDFYSLPRNTGTITLRRESWTPPDSFAFGEAELKPLRAGEALPWRLV, encoded by the coding sequence ATGACTGCAGCCCCCGAAACCCTCACCATCACCCGCCCCGACGACTGGCACCTGCATGTGCGCGACGGCGAGCCCTTGCACACCGTTGTGCCGCACACGGCCGCCCAGTTCGGCCGCGCCATCATCATGCCCAACCTGCGCCCACCGGTCACCACGGCCGAGCAGGCCCTGGCGTACAAGCAGCGCATCCTGGCCGCCGTGCCCGCCGGTATGCAGTTCGAGCCGCTGATGACGCTGTACCTGACGGACAACCTGCCGCCCGAAGAAATCGTGCGCGCCAAGGCCGCCGGCGTGGTGGCCTGCAAGCTCTACCCCGCAGGCGCCACCACCAACAGCGATGCGGGCGTGACCGACATCCGCAAGACCTACAAAACGCTCGAAGCGATGCAGAAGGCCGGCATGCTCCTGCTGGTGCACGGCGAGGTCACCAGCAGCGACATCGACCTGTTCGACCGCGAGGCCGTGTTCATCGAGCAGCAACTCATCCCGCTGCGCCGCGACTTCCCCGAGCTGAAGATCGTCTTCGAGCACATCACCACCAAGGACGCGGCCGACTACGTGATGCAGGCCGACCGCTTCACGGCCGCCACCATCACCGCGCACCACCTGCTGTACAACCGCAACGCCATCTTCATCGGCGGCGTGCGTCCGCACTACTACTGCCTGCCCGTGCTCAAACGCGAAACGCACCGCGTGGCCCTGGTGCAGGCCGCCACCAGCGGCAGCGGCAAGTTCTTTCTGGGCACCGACAGCGCACCCCACCCGGCGCACCTCAAGGAGCACGCCACCGGCTGCGCGGGCTGCTACACCGCCCACGCCGCCATCGAGATGTATGCCGAGGCATTCGACAACGCCGGTGCGCTCGACCAGCTCGAAGGCTTTGCCAGCTTCCACGGCCCGGACTTCTACAGCCTGCCGCGCAACACCGGCACCATCACCCTGCGCCGCGAGTCGTGGACACCGCCCGACAGCTTTGCGTTTGGCGAAGCCGAACTCAAGCCCCTGCGCGCCGGTGAAGCCCTGCCGTGGCGGCTGGTGTAA
- a CDS encoding DUF3025 domain-containing protein — MAAGVSQPFDAIDWSAPWLAPWRALGQPLAQQLLQDDPSVHQTLQTAAPQAAPVVFVPQSDLPEGTAYEQYIWDTRRVPTRDNLHDFFNGLVWLQFPRTKRRLNQLQAQAIAADGVQAVRGPLRDALTVFDENGALLQAPDALWDALRARDWQRLFIDLRPLWREARLVLFGHALLEKLVSPRKPMVAHVFHAPVAMNSIAYVDGWLADQVEASAWSTKPFTPLPVLGVPGWWPANEAPGFYDDAQVFRPLRAAPVP, encoded by the coding sequence GTGGCGGCTGGTGTAAGTCAGCCTTTCGACGCCATCGACTGGAGCGCTCCCTGGCTGGCGCCGTGGCGCGCCCTGGGCCAACCCCTGGCCCAGCAGCTGCTGCAGGATGACCCATCGGTGCACCAGACATTGCAGACCGCAGCGCCACAGGCTGCCCCGGTGGTCTTCGTCCCCCAGTCCGACCTACCCGAAGGCACCGCCTACGAGCAGTACATCTGGGACACCCGCCGTGTGCCCACGCGCGACAACCTGCACGACTTCTTCAACGGCCTGGTCTGGCTGCAGTTTCCGCGAACCAAGCGGCGCCTGAACCAGCTGCAGGCCCAGGCCATCGCCGCCGATGGCGTGCAGGCCGTGCGCGGACCGCTGCGCGATGCACTCACGGTGTTTGATGAAAACGGCGCACTGCTGCAGGCGCCGGATGCCCTGTGGGACGCGCTCCGGGCGAGGGACTGGCAGCGCCTGTTCATCGACCTGCGCCCGCTGTGGCGCGAGGCCCGGCTGGTGCTGTTCGGGCACGCACTGCTCGAAAAGCTGGTCTCTCCACGAAAACCCATGGTGGCGCACGTATTTCATGCGCCGGTAGCTATGAATTCAATAGCGTATGTGGATGGGTGGCTGGCCGATCAGGTAGAAGCCTCGGCATGGTCCACCAAGCCCTTCACGCCGCTGCCGGTGCTGGGCGTGCCCGGCTGGTGGCCTGCCAACGAGGCGCCGGGCTTCTATGACGATGCGCAGGTGTTCCGGCCCTTGCGCGCAGCGCCTGTGCCGTAA
- the htpX gene encoding protease HtpX: MKRILLFVMTNLAVVVVLGVVASLLGVNRYLTANGLNLGALLGFALVMGFGGAIISLLISKPMAKWTSGVRVIDGSGSPDERWIVETVRKFADQAQIGMPEVGIFEGDPNAFATGAFKNSALVAVSTGLLQGMTREEVEAVIGHEVAHIANGDMVTMTLIQGVMNTFVVFLSRVIGYAVDSFLRKNDENSSGPGIGYYVTTIVLDIVLGFLAAMIVAWFSRQREFRADAGAAQLMGRRQPMINALARLGGMHPGELPKSVAAMGIAGGIGKLFSTHPPIEERIAALQNAQQQH; the protein is encoded by the coding sequence ATGAAGCGGATCCTTTTGTTTGTGATGACCAACCTGGCCGTCGTTGTCGTGCTGGGGGTGGTGGCCAGCCTGCTGGGCGTCAACCGCTACCTCACGGCCAACGGCCTGAACCTGGGCGCGCTGCTGGGCTTCGCGCTGGTCATGGGTTTTGGCGGCGCGATCATCTCGCTGCTCATCAGCAAGCCCATGGCCAAGTGGACCTCGGGCGTGCGCGTGATCGACGGCTCCGGCTCGCCCGACGAGCGCTGGATCGTCGAGACCGTGCGCAAGTTCGCCGACCAGGCCCAGATCGGCATGCCTGAAGTCGGCATCTTTGAAGGCGACCCCAATGCCTTTGCCACGGGCGCGTTCAAGAACTCGGCGCTGGTGGCCGTGTCCACCGGCCTGCTGCAGGGCATGACGCGCGAAGAGGTCGAGGCCGTGATCGGCCATGAAGTGGCCCACATCGCCAACGGCGACATGGTGACCATGACGCTGATCCAGGGCGTGATGAACACCTTTGTGGTGTTCCTGTCGCGCGTGATTGGCTATGCGGTGGACAGCTTTCTGCGCAAGAACGACGAGAACAGCTCGGGCCCCGGCATCGGCTACTACGTGACCACCATCGTGCTCGACATCGTGCTGGGCTTCCTGGCCGCGATGATCGTGGCCTGGTTCAGCCGCCAGCGCGAGTTCCGCGCCGACGCAGGCGCTGCCCAGCTGATGGGACGCCGCCAGCCCATGATCAACGCGCTGGCCCGCCTGGGCGGCATGCACCCCGGCGAGCTGCCCAAGAGCGTGGCGGCCATGGGCATCGCCGGTGGCATTGGCAAGCTGTTCAGCACCCACCCGCCCATCGAAGAGCGCATTGCTGCGTTGCAAAACGCTCAGCAGCAGCATTAA
- a CDS encoding methyl-accepting chemotaxis protein, translating to MSISHARVAVRLALAFGVVCLVMSLSAAVGIWRLAGLQDIADDLGGASSERALLARELHAIVVLSSARAETLLEIDNNPTYAARIDADRKTTSARSSEVRKRLDELAADPESQALFDTIDKAGNGFRTVRDDLVKRRKAGEALPPDAIANQLRPAADAYAAAVDKLADYQRQRVAEARAAAARSESQGITLLAAGSLVGLLLSLACAWLLSRSILQPLAHASEVTDRIAEGDLTSPVPAPQAGNRDELQALLARLGGMQARLAELVVGMRQASTSVAGASSEIAAGNSDLSARTEQTASNLEEIAASMEELLATVRHSADAAAQASTLATGASSVAQRGREAVDRVVGTMDGIALSSRRIADITSVIDGIAFQTNILALNAAVEAARAGEQGRGFAVVASEVRSLAQRSATAAKEIGGLISDSVRQVDEGTQLVHAAGSTMGEIVQSVQQVATIIGEISTAAREQTTGLSQVGEAVSQLDQMTQQNAALVEESSAAAQGLRVQAQQLAELVEAFRLPAAAGGQKALR from the coding sequence ATGTCCATCTCCCACGCACGTGTTGCCGTCCGCCTGGCCCTGGCTTTTGGTGTGGTCTGCCTCGTCATGTCCCTGTCGGCGGCGGTGGGCATCTGGCGGCTGGCCGGGCTGCAGGACATTGCGGACGACCTGGGCGGTGCGTCGTCCGAGCGCGCGCTGCTGGCGCGGGAGCTGCACGCCATCGTGGTGCTCAGCTCGGCCCGCGCCGAAACGCTGCTGGAGATCGATAACAACCCCACCTATGCGGCACGCATCGACGCCGACCGCAAGACCACCTCGGCCCGCTCGTCCGAAGTACGCAAGCGCCTGGACGAGCTGGCGGCAGACCCGGAATCGCAGGCCTTGTTCGACACCATTGACAAGGCCGGCAACGGCTTTCGCACGGTTCGGGACGACCTCGTCAAGCGCCGCAAGGCGGGCGAGGCCTTGCCGCCCGACGCCATTGCCAACCAGCTGCGCCCTGCCGCTGACGCCTATGCCGCTGCCGTGGACAAGCTGGCCGACTACCAGCGCCAGCGCGTGGCCGAGGCGCGCGCCGCTGCGGCCCGCAGCGAGAGCCAGGGCATCACGCTGCTGGCAGCGGGCTCGCTGGTGGGCCTGCTGCTGAGCCTGGCCTGCGCCTGGCTGCTGTCGCGCTCCATCCTGCAGCCCTTGGCCCATGCGTCCGAAGTGACTGACCGCATTGCCGAAGGCGACCTCACCTCCCCCGTGCCCGCGCCGCAGGCGGGTAACCGCGACGAACTGCAAGCGCTGCTGGCGCGCCTGGGCGGCATGCAGGCGCGGCTGGCCGAGCTGGTGGTGGGCATGCGCCAGGCCAGCACGTCGGTGGCCGGGGCCAGCAGCGAGATCGCGGCGGGCAACAGCGACCTGTCGGCCCGCACCGAGCAGACGGCCTCCAACCTCGAAGAGATCGCCGCCAGCATGGAGGAGCTGCTGGCCACCGTGCGCCACAGCGCCGACGCGGCTGCGCAGGCCAGCACCCTGGCCACTGGCGCCAGCAGCGTCGCCCAGCGCGGGCGCGAGGCGGTGGACCGTGTCGTGGGCACCATGGATGGCATTGCGCTGTCGTCGCGCCGCATAGCGGACATCACCAGCGTCATCGATGGCATTGCCTTCCAGACCAACATCCTGGCGCTGAACGCTGCCGTGGAGGCGGCCCGTGCGGGCGAGCAGGGGCGGGGCTTTGCGGTGGTGGCCAGCGAAGTGCGCAGCTTGGCCCAGCGCTCGGCCACGGCGGCCAAGGAGATCGGGGGCTTGATCAGCGACAGCGTACGGCAGGTGGACGAGGGCACGCAGCTGGTCCACGCCGCTGGCAGCACCATGGGCGAGATCGTCCAGTCCGTGCAGCAGGTGGCTACCATCATTGGCGAGATCAGCACTGCCGCCCGCGAGCAGACCACGGGCCTCAGCCAGGTGGGCGAGGCGGTCTCGCAGCTCGACCAGATGACCCAGCAGAACGCCGCGCTGGTGGAAGAGTCGTCCGCCGCCGCGCAAGGCCTGCGCGTGCAGGCGCAGCAACTGGCCGAGCTGGTGGAGGCCTTCCGCCTGCCTGCAGCCGCTGGGGGCCAGAAGGCGCTGCGGTAA
- a CDS encoding DASS family sodium-coupled anion symporter has protein sequence MSTAAPTTSPAPAPASASLAKRLGLLGALVALLAVLALPTPAGLPVAGQTMLAILAFAVIVWMTEALEYSVSAVVIVALMVFLLAYAPSVAKPDGADMGTGAALNLALSGFANSAVALVAAACFIASAMTATGLDRRIALTVLSKVGAQTHHIVIGAMVVGFLLSFIVPSTTARVACLMPIMMGFVLAFKVDRKSRFAALLVITTAQTASIWNVGVKTAAAQNMVAIGFIEKQLGAQITWGEWFVAAAPFAALMTVALFFIMTRMMKPEMKEIAGGQETIRQQLAELGPMTLNQWKLLAVVLVLLGFWSTEKVLHDFDTTSTTIAAVALMLFPRIGVMDWKQSQKGFPWGTVVLFAVGISVGSALLQTKAAGWLAQLIVGHLGLQMASAFAILMLLSAFLIVIHLGFASATALASTMIPIVISVLSTVQTPGINIVGMTMILQFVVSFGFILPVNAPQNMIAYGTDTFDAHDFVRTGIVITLTGVILLVVFALTYWPWLGLMVTRT, from the coding sequence ATGTCCACTGCCGCACCGACCACATCCCCGGCACCTGCCCCTGCATCGGCGAGCCTCGCCAAACGGCTCGGCCTGCTCGGCGCCCTGGTGGCGCTGCTGGCCGTGCTGGCCTTGCCCACCCCGGCCGGGTTGCCGGTGGCGGGGCAGACCATGCTGGCCATCCTCGCGTTCGCGGTGATCGTCTGGATGACCGAAGCGCTCGAATACTCGGTGAGCGCGGTGGTGATCGTCGCGCTGATGGTGTTCTTGCTGGCCTACGCACCCAGCGTGGCCAAACCCGATGGCGCGGACATGGGCACGGGCGCGGCGCTGAACCTCGCACTCTCGGGCTTTGCCAACAGCGCCGTGGCGCTGGTCGCTGCCGCGTGTTTCATTGCGTCGGCCATGACCGCCACGGGGCTCGACCGGCGCATCGCGCTCACGGTGCTGTCCAAAGTCGGCGCCCAGACGCACCACATCGTGATCGGGGCCATGGTGGTGGGCTTTCTGCTGTCGTTCATCGTGCCCAGTACCACGGCGCGCGTGGCCTGCCTGATGCCGATCATGATGGGCTTTGTGCTGGCCTTCAAGGTAGACCGCAAGAGCCGCTTTGCCGCGCTGCTGGTCATCACCACGGCGCAGACGGCCAGCATCTGGAACGTGGGCGTCAAGACCGCCGCCGCGCAGAACATGGTGGCCATCGGCTTCATCGAAAAGCAGCTCGGTGCGCAGATCACCTGGGGCGAATGGTTTGTGGCGGCCGCCCCATTTGCAGCCCTGATGACGGTGGCGCTGTTCTTCATCATGACGCGCATGATGAAGCCCGAGATGAAGGAAATTGCGGGCGGGCAGGAGACCATTCGGCAGCAGCTGGCCGAACTGGGCCCGATGACGCTGAACCAGTGGAAGCTGCTGGCCGTGGTGCTGGTGCTGCTGGGGTTCTGGTCCACCGAGAAGGTGCTGCACGACTTTGACACCACCTCCACCACCATTGCTGCCGTGGCGCTGATGCTGTTTCCGCGCATCGGCGTGATGGACTGGAAGCAGTCGCAAAAGGGGTTCCCGTGGGGTACGGTGGTGCTGTTCGCGGTGGGCATCAGCGTGGGCTCTGCGCTGCTGCAGACCAAGGCGGCGGGATGGCTGGCCCAGCTCATCGTGGGCCACCTGGGCCTGCAGATGGCGTCGGCCTTTGCCATCCTGATGCTGCTGTCCGCGTTCCTGATCGTCATTCACCTGGGCTTTGCCAGCGCCACGGCGCTGGCGTCCACCATGATTCCCATCGTCATCAGCGTGCTGTCCACCGTGCAGACGCCTGGCATCAACATCGTGGGCATGACGATGATCCTGCAGTTCGTGGTGAGCTTTGGCTTCATCCTGCCGGTGAACGCGCCGCAGAACATGATCGCCTACGGCACCGACACCTTCGACGCGCACGACTTCGTGCGCACCGGCATCGTGATCACGCTGACCGGGGTGATCCTGCTGGTGGTTTTTGCGCTGACCTACTGGCCGTGGCTGGGGCTGATGGTGACCCGCACCTGA
- a CDS encoding GlxA family transcriptional regulator, whose amino-acid sequence MPRSSVLSATAPVFRIDIPLLPESAVGNALQFIDLLRGANLLAGLRGGAGSPRLAWRLLDAQGQPLPHQPGPLAVYTQPTAAPADSPAQAWFIPSFHAADIPAIRDVASRHRALSRQIGIALDAGHKVLTVGNGAWLAAQSGRLQGRRGCLPWFYLAGFERDFPEVGLDAGHDLSDDGPWLSCALPHSLGEMAIALVRHALGDALAQTCASVLRPDHDRARAALQANAQQHIPATRDSTLARAMAWMENHLDEPYSLARLAEAAAVSPRTLLRHFQQELSQSPLDHLHSLRCARAKVLLEVTLESVPSIAVACGYADPAAFRRIFVRYTGMAPGEYRKRHALRAPRRRWRVDVGA is encoded by the coding sequence ATGCCCCGTTCTTCTGTCCTGTCTGCGACGGCACCGGTTTTTCGCATCGACATCCCGCTGCTGCCCGAATCAGCGGTGGGCAACGCACTGCAGTTCATCGACCTCTTGCGCGGCGCCAACCTGCTGGCCGGCCTGCGAGGTGGTGCAGGCTCGCCCCGCCTAGCCTGGCGGCTGCTGGATGCCCAGGGCCAGCCCCTGCCGCACCAGCCGGGCCCGCTGGCGGTCTACACGCAGCCCACGGCGGCGCCGGCCGACAGCCCCGCACAGGCCTGGTTCATCCCCTCGTTCCACGCGGCCGACATCCCGGCCATCCGCGATGTGGCGTCGCGCCACCGCGCCCTCTCGCGCCAGATCGGCATTGCGCTGGATGCCGGGCACAAGGTGCTTACCGTGGGCAACGGTGCCTGGCTGGCGGCGCAGAGCGGGCGCCTGCAGGGCCGCCGCGGCTGCCTGCCGTGGTTCTACCTGGCCGGGTTTGAGCGGGACTTTCCCGAGGTGGGGCTGGACGCCGGTCACGACCTGAGCGATGACGGCCCCTGGCTCAGCTGCGCGCTGCCCCACAGCCTGGGGGAGATGGCGATTGCTCTGGTGCGCCACGCGCTGGGCGATGCGCTGGCCCAGACCTGCGCCAGCGTGCTGCGGCCCGACCACGACCGCGCCCGTGCCGCCCTGCAGGCCAACGCGCAGCAACACATCCCCGCCACACGCGACAGCACCCTGGCCCGCGCCATGGCCTGGATGGAGAACCATCTGGACGAACCGTACTCGCTGGCCCGATTGGCCGAAGCGGCGGCGGTGAGCCCGCGCACCTTGCTGCGGCACTTTCAGCAGGAGCTGTCGCAGTCGCCGCTGGACCACTTGCACAGCCTGCGCTGCGCACGCGCCAAGGTGCTGCTGGAGGTGACGCTGGAGAGTGTGCCCAGCATTGCGGTGGCCTGCGGCTATGCCGACCCGGCTGCGTTCCGCCGCATCTTTGTGCGCTACACCGGCATGGCACCGGGGGAGTACCGCAAGCGCCACGCCTTGCGTGCGCCGCGCAGGCGCTGGCGGGTGGATGTGGGGGCATGA
- a CDS encoding amidohydrolase, whose protein sequence is MHKPLSAISLATGLLLSGLTFASSAQAQALDAAGLQAIDAAVTAVAPKMVNWRRDIHSHPELSGQEVRTAKLVAEHLKKLGMEVQTGVGGTGVVGTLKGGLPGKVVALRADMDALPVQENTGLPFASKAKANYLGKEVPVMHACGHDAHTAMLMGAAEVLAGMKAQLPGTIKFIFQPAEEGAPVEPDASGKVPSFGAKAMIEAGALKDVQAIYGLHITSNLPGGVVGYRSGPLMAGSDNITIHVEGRGGHGSSPWATIDPIVAASQVVMGLQTVVSRQLNISQEPAVVTIGQIQGGTRYNIIPDKVEMLGTLRTFDEDMRQEALKRITTTAESIAAASGAKASVRFGPVAYPVTTNPAQLTQASLPALNLAMGGKTMVIPKVAGSEDFSEFQKVVPGFFYFLGAPPKGKEFAKAPPNHSALFDIDEDQLPTGARSLAALAVDFLQRK, encoded by the coding sequence ATGCACAAACCCCTCTCTGCCATCTCGCTGGCCACCGGCCTGCTTCTCAGCGGGCTCACGTTCGCATCGTCCGCCCAGGCCCAGGCGCTGGATGCCGCCGGCCTGCAGGCCATCGACGCCGCCGTGACGGCCGTGGCGCCCAAGATGGTCAACTGGCGCCGCGACATCCATTCCCACCCCGAACTCTCGGGCCAGGAAGTGCGCACCGCCAAGCTGGTGGCCGAGCACCTGAAGAAGCTGGGCATGGAAGTGCAGACCGGCGTGGGCGGCACCGGCGTGGTGGGCACGCTCAAGGGCGGCCTGCCCGGCAAGGTGGTGGCCCTGCGCGCCGACATGGACGCGCTGCCCGTGCAGGAGAACACCGGTCTGCCGTTTGCCAGCAAGGCCAAGGCCAACTACCTGGGCAAGGAAGTGCCTGTGATGCACGCCTGTGGCCATGACGCCCACACCGCCATGCTGATGGGCGCGGCCGAAGTGCTGGCGGGCATGAAGGCCCAGCTGCCCGGCACGATCAAGTTCATCTTCCAGCCCGCCGAAGAGGGCGCGCCGGTGGAGCCCGATGCCAGCGGCAAGGTGCCCAGCTTCGGCGCCAAGGCCATGATCGAAGCCGGTGCGCTCAAGGACGTGCAGGCCATCTACGGGCTGCACATCACCTCCAACCTGCCTGGTGGCGTGGTGGGCTACCGCAGCGGCCCGCTGATGGCCGGGTCGGACAACATCACCATCCATGTGGAAGGGCGGGGTGGCCATGGCTCGTCGCCCTGGGCCACCATCGACCCCATCGTGGCCGCCAGCCAGGTGGTGATGGGCCTGCAGACCGTGGTGAGCCGCCAGCTCAACATCAGCCAGGAACCGGCCGTGGTCACCATCGGCCAGATCCAGGGCGGCACGCGCTACAACATCATCCCCGACAAGGTGGAGATGTTGGGCACGCTGCGCACGTTTGACGAAGACATGCGGCAGGAAGCGCTCAAGCGCATCACCACCACGGCCGAGTCGATTGCTGCTGCCAGCGGCGCCAAGGCCAGCGTGCGTTTTGGCCCCGTGGCCTATCCCGTGACCACCAACCCCGCCCAGCTCACGCAGGCCTCGCTGCCCGCGCTGAACCTGGCGATGGGCGGCAAGACCATGGTGATCCCCAAGGTCGCTGGGTCCGAAGACTTCTCGGAGTTCCAGAAGGTCGTGCCGGGCTTCTTCTACTTCCTGGGTGCGCCACCCAAGGGCAAGGAGTTTGCCAAGGCGCCGCCCAACCACTCTGCGCTGTTCGACATCGACGAAGACCAGCTGCCCACCGGCGCACGCAGTCTGGCCGCGCTGGCCGTGGACTTTTTGCAGCGCAAGTAA
- a CDS encoding VUT family protein has product MMRAPSLPQFAAATLAMAAVVLASNILVQFPLNDWLTWGAITYPVAFLVSELVNRAHGPQQARRVAWVGFAVAVAASLVLAPVRIAIASGTAFLLSQWLDISVFDRLRHGTWWRAPLVATLLAAVLDTAVFWSIAFAGTSDPWVTWALGDLGVKLGLGVALLLPFRLLIGRQLATHHRAA; this is encoded by the coding sequence ATGATGCGGGCGCCCAGCCTGCCGCAGTTTGCAGCGGCGACCCTGGCCATGGCCGCCGTGGTGCTGGCGTCCAACATCCTGGTGCAGTTCCCGCTCAATGACTGGCTCACCTGGGGCGCCATCACCTACCCGGTGGCTTTTCTGGTGAGCGAACTTGTGAACCGCGCCCACGGCCCGCAGCAGGCGCGGCGGGTGGCGTGGGTGGGGTTTGCGGTGGCGGTGGCGGCCTCGCTGGTGCTGGCGCCGGTGCGCATTGCCATCGCGTCGGGCACCGCGTTTTTGCTCTCGCAGTGGCTGGACATCAGCGTGTTCGACCGCCTGCGCCACGGTACCTGGTGGCGCGCGCCGCTGGTGGCCACGCTGCTCGCAGCGGTGCTGGACACCGCCGTGTTCTGGAGCATTGCGTTTGCAGGCACCAGCGACCCGTGGGTCACCTGGGCGCTGGGGGACCTGGGCGTGAAGCTGGGGCTGGGGGTGGCGCTGCTGCTGCCATTTCGCCTGCTCATCGGCCGCCAGCTGGCAACGCACCACCGCGCGGCCTGA
- a CDS encoding NAD(P)/FAD-dependent oxidoreductase, which translates to MIRLSEIRLPFTAAEAPEAPLRAAVTHILGISDADIAHLHVFKRSFDARKADLLAVYIVDITLAQPEREAALLAQFAGNPHIQPTPDMAWHPVGQAPANLPLRPVVVGFGPCGIFAALVLAQMGFKPIVLERGKTVRERTKDTWGLWRKRELHAESNVQFGEGGAGTFSDGKLYSQIKDPRHLGRKVMNEFVKAGAPEEILYVAHPHIGTFKLVKVVENLREQIIALGGEIRFEQRVTDVIIEGTGANRHLRGLKVLNQATGETTELRADHVVMALGHSSRDTFAMLYERGVAMEAKPFSVGFRIEHPQGVIDRARWGRHAGHPLLGAADYKLVHHASNGRAVYSFCMCPGGTVVAATSEPNRVVTNGMSQYSRNERNANAGMVVGIDPRDYPQDAQAFETHLGQTYGVEAMPAGQFHPLSGSVLQRQLESNAFVLGGRDYSAPGQLVGEFIAGKPSTQLGSVEPSYKPGVALGDLHAALPGYAIEALREALPVFGRKFKGFDMHDAVLTGVETRTSSPLKIGRGDNLQSLNTPGLYPAGEGASYAGGILSAGVDGIKVGEAVARSLLGAAA; encoded by the coding sequence ATGATCCGACTCTCTGAAATCCGGCTGCCGTTCACCGCTGCCGAAGCCCCCGAGGCGCCCCTGCGCGCCGCTGTCACCCACATCCTGGGCATCTCCGACGCCGACATCGCCCACCTGCACGTCTTCAAGCGCAGCTTTGATGCCCGCAAGGCCGATCTGCTGGCCGTGTACATCGTGGACATCACGCTGGCCCAGCCCGAGCGCGAAGCCGCGCTGCTCGCCCAGTTTGCAGGCAACCCGCACATCCAGCCCACGCCCGACATGGCCTGGCACCCCGTGGGCCAGGCACCTGCCAACCTGCCCCTGCGCCCTGTGGTGGTGGGCTTTGGCCCCTGCGGCATTTTTGCGGCACTGGTGCTGGCGCAAATGGGCTTCAAGCCCATCGTGCTGGAGCGCGGCAAGACCGTGCGCGAACGCACCAAAGACACCTGGGGCCTGTGGCGCAAGCGCGAGCTGCATGCCGAAAGCAACGTGCAATTTGGCGAAGGCGGCGCAGGCACCTTCAGCGACGGCAAACTCTACAGCCAGATCAAGGACCCACGCCACCTGGGCCGCAAGGTGATGAACGAGTTCGTCAAAGCCGGTGCTCCCGAAGAAATCCTGTATGTGGCCCACCCGCACATCGGCACCTTCAAGCTGGTGAAGGTGGTGGAGAACCTGCGCGAGCAGATCATTGCGCTGGGCGGCGAGATCCGCTTTGAGCAGCGCGTGACGGACGTGATCATTGAAGGCACAGGAGCCAATCGCCACCTGCGCGGCCTCAAGGTGCTGAACCAGGCCACGGGCGAAACCACCGAGCTGCGGGCCGACCATGTGGTGATGGCGCTGGGCCACAGCTCGCGCGACACCTTTGCCATGCTGTACGAGCGCGGCGTGGCGATGGAGGCCAAGCCGTTCTCCGTGGGCTTCCGTATCGAACACCCGCAGGGCGTGATCGACCGCGCCCGCTGGGGCCGCCACGCGGGCCACCCGCTCTTGGGTGCGGCCGACTACAAGCTGGTGCATCACGCCAGCAATGGCCGCGCGGTGTACAGCTTTTGCATGTGCCCCGGCGGCACCGTGGTGGCCGCCACCAGCGAGCCGAACCGCGTGGTGACCAACGGCATGAGCCAGTATTCGCGCAACGAGCGCAATGCCAACGCGGGCATGGTGGTGGGCATCGACCCGCGCGACTACCCGCAGGACGCGCAGGCGTTTGAAACCCACCTGGGCCAGACCTACGGCGTGGAAGCAATGCCCGCCGGGCAGTTCCACCCGCTGTCGGGCAGCGTGCTGCAGCGCCAGCTCGAATCCAACGCCTTTGTGCTGGGCGGGCGCGACTACAGCGCGCCGGGCCAACTGGTGGGCGAGTTCATTGCCGGCAAGCCATCGACCCAGCTGGGCAGCGTGGAGCCGTCGTACAAACCCGGCGTGGCCCTGGGCGACCTGCACGCCGCCCTGCCCGGCTACGCCATTGAGGCGCTGCGCGAGGCCTTGCCGGTGTTCGGCCGAAAGTTCAAGGGCTTTGACATGCACGACGCGGTGCTGACGGGCGTGGAGACGCGCACCTCGTCGCCGCTCAAGATCGGGCGCGGCGACAACCTGCAAAGCCTGAACACGCCCGGCCTGTACCCGGCGGGCGAAGGCGCCAGCTACGCGGGCGGCATTCTGTCGGCGGGCGTGGATGGCATCAAGGTCGGTGAAGCCGTGGCGCGCAGCCTGCTCGGCGCGGCCGCATGA